A region of Nitrospirota bacterium DNA encodes the following proteins:
- a CDS encoding 4Fe-4S dicluster domain-containing protein — protein sequence MLFFTLRKDRLPEFLDAVSKHYSLIVPEQKGSKTYTFRQYTEFSKVSLEFIRTIIPPKKFIFPPVEKLFSADKECRIDASYEDAPFSIIFGLHPCDIHGIEILDKAFSYGGRDSFYWRRREKFGFIGLSCLPDKYCLCKSMHTDFIESVYDIFLYTLDDVYMVSVRTALGDDMLRLCPDLFNKPAKEEILEYKERIQIRDSMFTRIMDTTNLADLLTLEYKNDIWEEYSRRCLFCGSCVMVCPTCQCFDVYDSPDVIAGSSLRIRRWDACMRKDYALVTGGHNFRGGRPERFRFRYLHKETGFGEMHGKASCTGCGRCSETCPAGIDMVEVVRRIRE from the coding sequence ATGCTCTTTTTCACTTTAAGAAAAGACAGGCTTCCTGAGTTCCTCGATGCTGTTAGTAAACATTACAGCCTTATCGTCCCTGAGCAGAAGGGAAGTAAAACATATACGTTCAGGCAATATACAGAATTTTCAAAAGTAAGCCTTGAATTTATACGGACGATCATCCCTCCTAAGAAATTCATCTTCCCGCCTGTGGAGAAGCTCTTCTCTGCGGATAAGGAATGCAGGATAGATGCATCTTATGAAGATGCGCCCTTCAGCATTATCTTCGGGCTTCATCCATGCGACATCCACGGCATAGAGATTTTGGACAAGGCATTTTCATACGGCGGACGGGACTCATTTTACTGGAGACGGCGGGAGAAGTTTGGATTTATTGGGCTGAGCTGCCTGCCTGATAAATACTGCCTCTGCAAATCAATGCATACCGATTTCATAGAGAGCGTTTATGATATCTTTCTCTACACCCTTGACGATGTGTATATGGTGAGTGTGCGCACTGCTCTCGGAGATGACATGCTGAGGCTCTGCCCTGACTTATTTAATAAACCAGCCAAAGAAGAGATACTTGAATACAAGGAAAGGATACAGATAAGAGACTCGATGTTCACGCGCATAATGGATACGACAAATCTTGCGGACCTTCTGACGCTTGAGTATAAAAATGATATATGGGAAGAGTACAGCAGGAGATGCCTCTTCTGCGGGAGCTGCGTAATGGTCTGCCCCACATGCCAGTGCTTTGATGTCTATGACTCTCCGGATGTTATCGCAGGAAGCAGCCTCAGGATAAGGAGATGGGATGCCTGCATGCGCAAGGACTACGCGCTTGTTACAGGCGGGCACAATTTCCGCGGCGGCCGTCCTGAGAGGTTCAGGTTCAGGTATCTGCATAAGGAAACGGGATTCGGCGAGATGCACGGCAAGGCCTCATGCACAGGATGCGGACGATGCAGCGAGACCTGTCCGGCAGGCATAGACATGGTCGAGGTTGTAAGGAGGATACGCGAATGA